In the Deinococcus budaensis genome, one interval contains:
- a CDS encoding inorganic pyrophosphatase has protein sequence MKPDLTAWLGQIVRVAVDRPLGSVHPRHPDLVYRVNSGELPGTLSGDGQPIDAYLLGWDVPVGEARGVVAAVIVREDDVEDKLVVVRPGTTWADADIMKAVWFQERYFRVRLVR, from the coding sequence GTGAAGCCTGACCTGACCGCCTGGCTGGGCCAGATCGTCCGCGTCGCCGTGGACCGTCCGCTGGGCAGCGTGCATCCCCGTCACCCCGACCTCGTGTACCGGGTGAACTCCGGCGAACTGCCCGGAACACTCAGCGGCGACGGTCAGCCCATCGACGCCTACCTGCTGGGGTGGGACGTGCCCGTGGGGGAGGCGAGGGGCGTGGTCGCCGCCGTGATCGTCCGCGAGGACGACGTGGAGGACAAGCTGGTCGTCGTGCGGCCGGGCACCACCTGGGCAGATGCGGACATCATGAAGGCCGTTTGGTTTCAGGAGCGGTATTTCCGGGTACGGCTGGTGCGTTAG